The nucleotide window TTACAAAGTAAGATGCAGATAGAAATACTTTTTCTTGTTGAAATAAGAGCCTAGGCATAAATTTTCCTCGAGGGTTAAAAGTATGCTTTAAACTATCTTAGATGGTTTTTTTCTATTACTCAACGCTTGCCTATTAGCCTTAACGCCTTTCTTCTTGTTCTTGGCCCAGCTGACCATTTCCTACCTAAAAAATCTTAAAATCCCAGGAAAAGCTTTTTTATCAGATAGATGGCTCATGGCGTCTAGGTTAATAGCTGTTTTAAAAGTAAGCAGGTTTTGGCTTATCGATGTTTTAAGTTAAAGGAGAAGCTATATAGCTAGACGCTTTTGGATAAAGAGTAAATGGGGGCTTTTTTTATGTCGATTGATCCATTGATGATGACTGCAGCTCCACTCTAAGGGGCTTAGTTTTTCCACGAGAGATAGCACACTCTGCTCCTCACATTGCCCTTCAGGATGGCCTGGATAAAGTGTAATGCTTATAGCTCCACCCGGTTGAAGCAGCAGCATAGCTTTTTTTATACTTTCTATAGTAGTTTTTGCGGTAGTGGTTAGCGTTTTATCACCACCTCCTGGTAAATATCCTAGATTATAAGTAATCAATTTAACACTTTCAGAGAGAATCTCCTCAGGAAAGGTAGAATGACATCCTAAAATAAAGCGCACTTGTTGGAAATGAATGGAGGATAATTTTTCATGCAAAT belongs to Neochlamydia sp. AcF84 and includes:
- a CDS encoding class I SAM-dependent methyltransferase; this encodes MRAQFPLFNSHLELAHLYWEKLVQKGDLVIDATCGNGQDTLILAQLCADPKGGLIYALDILPRAIELTRKYLHEKLSSIHFQQVRFILGCHSTFPEEILSESVKLITYNLGYLPGGGDKTLTTTAKTTIESIKKAMLLLQPGGAISITLYPGHPEGQCEEQSVLSLVEKLSPLEWSCSHHQWINRHKKSPHLLFIQKRLAI